The Spea bombifrons isolate aSpeBom1 chromosome 4, aSpeBom1.2.pri, whole genome shotgun sequence genome segment ATGGAAATACGAGTAAACAATACATCGGGAAGTTTTTGTTGTATCAAATGAGtcatttttctgtttcattttggGAGGGGTTATGTATTACTGCAGCACTTCAAAAATTCCTAGAGGCATGCTTGTTACCTGTAATCTAGGATAATTACATCTAAAAAGTCTGTTGACTGTGTAATacactttaaaatatttatagatgTTGACCAGAAAAATGAACGGCAATTAACATTTCATTTACTTGCCTTGTACTTGAATTGCCGGCTGAGCttttccaactcaataaaatagGTTGACTAATGCCTATGGTTTTCATGGACTTGAAGAACACCAGTCTAGTTGTCTTGAGCGAGGTTGTCTCGGACATTTCCCGAGCTGGTGGTTGAGTTCACCTTATTTAATAGATGGGTTGCTCAAGTTAAGATCACTTGAGTCAACTTACTTGACCAGAAGCGGCACATCTTTTTAAGGCATCACTTTACCTTTAAAAACCCCACAACTTTTTGAATATGGTTCACAACTTTATGTACTCCAGATATTGGTGACGGGGAAAGATGAAGTTATGGGAAATcttaaaattaagtaaatactGGGGAGGACTAAGTCCTTTTGTTGATGGGCTACTTTTATATTTCAGAATGCACTTCAatccatttttatatgtttagtaGAGGTTCATGTTTTTTAGTTTGTTAGATTGTTCTACTATATTTTATGTGTCATCGGCTTCGTCTTTCctctgtattatatttattttatacgtCCTTAGGTCATTGCGTGCTTCTGAATTGGGGAAAAACATTATTGTGTGGTGTGTTTCTTAGAATGCGAAGGAGTGCGTGCCAGCCACCAGCTAGAATGGAAAAACACCAATAAAAAGTTTTGTGGTTTAATTACGAAATATAATTTGTCAGCAAACAATCTGCACATATCACTGGTGGTAAATTTCACTCCAAATCCCAAGCGTGATAGAGATCAAAATAAATGGGGAACTTTTTGTGTAATTCCATCCTATTTGAAGTCAGAGGCATGCACGCACTGAGTAATACATTACAATATTCCCAAATATTGCTTTGAAACCTCTGCTGGTTTAGAGCGATTGAAGGTTTTACTTGTAAATAATGATGATTCCATCATCTCTTAACCTACCATGATGGGTTAAAACCTCATCCTTAAACACAAAGGAACCTCCACAGTGAAgtaatgggtattttttttaaattgtttaagtAAATTGTAAAGGTGCTTTATGCGAGCTTCACTTTCTTGATAGATAGGCAGGATACCCGGTGCTCTCTCTCTTCTGAGGCTCAGAGATGAGTAGCCCATCTTTATGGACAACATGTGCCATGATGCTTCGTCAACCTTCAGGCAGcctgagaatcatgggatatGTTTGCCCCTATTTGTACCAGCTCCTCTCCACAATGTGTGAAGAGAAGCACAGGCAGATACGCATGACTGTGGGATAACATGCTATCTTAtccagtatataccgtataaagATCATTTCTTAGTGGTGGGGTAACTGAACGCTGGGTAACTCACGTGACCCGTGTCTGCATGTGTCCGCATATTGACTTGTGGCTCAATGTCTGGCAGGTCTTTGAATGCACGTAAGCTGCATATGATGTGAGCTATAATGTCAATATAATCTACCAAATAATCAAATCTAGCCGTGCTTCCAAATAAATCATTATGTTTCTTCTCCTTCCATTTTAGGTTTCATCCTTGATAAATTTCCCAAAAGTCTTTGGGTAAAactgtattcattttattggtCCCGCAAAGCTTAAATTGTGTCTCTGATTAAGAGGACAGGCCCTTTGTGGGCTTATGATAAACTCCCATATCTGGAAATTCAGGTTTCAGATAGAAACAGCAGTTTCTCTAGAATATTAGAAAGCATTAAACTTAGGAATGTAACTCAGCCTGATATTTCAGTGATAAAATCAGACTTATTTTCTCTTACAAAGACTGGTTGAGCACATATATGAAATCATTGTTAGCTTCAGTTCTAAATTTCCACCTGTTAAATCAGGCCGATATCCCTTCCTGTCTATTACTTAGTCCTGAGCATGGGCTCTCTGTTACTACATGACCCTTCTCTGTTTTATTATCTTTGTATGAATACAGACAGGCCATTTGACACGCTGGACACATGCTTGGCCATACTTACCCAGATGCAGGAGCGCACAGCTAGTGACTGGATATGCACAACCACACAACACGTGAGAATAAAAAGTGCCAAAGCCGCCTCATGGTTGCCAGTCTGgccagtggcgtaactacagggatCACAAACTGcgacttgttcctgtctccttgtgtcGGTTCAGActtgttcagaaagggcccttccgacctggattgCTCCATTCTGGGCCGGAAGGACCCTTTCTAAAACAAGTCTGAACTGGCACTGGGAGACAAGAAAGCAGCAAGGTCACATTATGTCACCCCCCTGACTGAAACCTGCAGGAGAGGTCATGGGAcatttatgtttgtatgtatgtgagcatgaatgtctatgtatatgtatatgtgagcatgaatgtccgtgtatgagcatggatgtgtaagtggtgtgagaagGAGTGTGTTAGTGGGTATgagtaagtatatgtataagcACAGATAAGCTGTGTGGGGgctaggatggcactgataaactgcttggggcaaaggtggtacttacaagctgtttgggcgcaaaggtggcacatgttgcttggtgaagttgggggccctggggcaattttcacactggAGCCCTGTAGTTTTTAGTTACGCCCCCGAGTCCAGCCCTGAATATAGACATGAAGAAACacagcgtttttttttcttcagaactCCATACCAGTAAGCGCTTTATCATTTGTTTCAATCTCCGTTCCCgttcatcccaaatgtgtttgaTGGGATTGAGGTGAAGGCTCTGTGCTGCCGGTCAGCTTCTTCCACACTGatctcatccaaccatgtctttatgagctggggcacagtcatgctgggatagagaagggtcttccccaaactgttcccataaagatggaagcatagcattgtccaagatGTCTTGGTTTATCCCCTTTAGCATATCAAGGCATTTTGTACAGTGCTCTgctccaactttgtgggaacagtttcttgagtgcacaaagcaaggtccacaaAGACATGGTTGAACAGTGTGAATAACAAACCAAAGAGAACTTAAATTCTACTCCAGCTTGGAGACAGACCAGTTACCAATAACATAAACCAAGTTggttcaaacaaaaatatatttttttatataaaataccctTTTCTAGGGGCCAGGAGCTAACTGCCTCCTCTCATCCATGTCAGACACCAAATGCAATCAGAGGCTGTGTTTTAAGCCATTGCAGTGCATGTCCATTACAGTCACCCGACTGGGAATAAAGAGCCCTCTCCAATGTGCTACTCTCTAATTCTGcccaatacatatattaacacTTTACATGTATACTATGGGAAAATGTATCCTTGACTCCAGTTCTGTGGATCTGAATGAATATGCTTCATTTTTGCTGATTATTGTTGATTGGCTGCCTTGGGGGAAGGACAAGGGCGAAAACTTCAAGACAGGAAAGTAATTAAATAACATggatctcagcttccatgaggTTATCTTTTAGAATGTGTCTTCAAAATAATTACACCTAATGCTAAGCATAAATCATAAGGGAGTTTAAATAAATGCACTTAGTATAGGTAAGGACTTTAACAGCAACAGCTCATCTTAAACCAGTACAGTCCAAATTAAACGCAGCCCGCTGTACATGAAAACACCAACCAGATTTCTAGGTaggtctattaaaaaaatctaataaaataatacaagctTTCAGATCACCTTATTGCACTTATTTGTTACTACATTTCATCATCAGTAACAAGACGTGTAAGCTTTTGGCGCGAAGGCCAATGCACAATGATCTCTGAGATATAAGATTTCTGTTCCGCATTGCTGCCCATCTCAAAGGCCAGAAGAAAGTTATTCCACgctgtgttttgtttataaCATAGTTATGAATGAGAGTAACACCATCTCACATCTCACCATCGCATGCAGGAGTATACTTGCTTACACGTTGGGACCCCATACCTGATTTACGAGCAGCACTACCTCTTCTAGTTGATGCCCTTCTAAGCTGAGGAGCATGGGCTGATCTTGGGGCCTATCTTATTTCTCATGTCAAATTGCGCAGTCTCTCCAAAATTACCCTGTTGCTCACTTTTGCTTCATGAGCATCTgtccttaaaggtgctgttccacctagggTGCCTCATAAAATATCACCTGATAAGTGCTGCATCATGTAAAGAGAAGTTGAAGAAAAGGAtccgccattttgtttttctcctcaACGCTCCTTGTCACttaaaaacagcattaaaatatttgttgagattctctttctttcttccaaccCATCCTCTGTCTATTACATTGCAGCAGTCTGACCTCCTACAACCACCTTGGCCCCTTTCAACTAGAAGATCTTCACACAAACACCCCTCCAAGATGTCAGAAAATGGCAGACAGCGAGAGCAGAGCAGTGCCGAGGGAACAAATTAAAACGCCCAGCTGAGTGTttctgaaaaaagaaacttcaGAAAAATGGTAGATTGTTTTAAAACGGTAATACGATCAGCGCCTTTAAATGATGTACtttgatttaaaaatgataGCTGTTAAATCCTACAAGACAGCTACATGTATCCATATCTTAAGAATGTCACTAATACTACCACAGGGGTGGCAATACGACATGACTCAAACATCCTCTTTCCGCTGAGCACGGAAAGATGTGGGATATTACCGTAATAGAGCCCGGATACCTTTGCAACTTTTACCTGAAGCATGTAGTGATGTAATTGCACTTATTGAAGAAAAGATGACGACTGAGTACCGCCCTACACGGAACCCAGAGCATATTTATAAGGAGAAGCCTGACACCTGACACTAGCACAAAGCACCCCGAGCTACCAGGAGACAAATCGTGGCTTGCACAGGTAAAGTAAGAGGATCCATGTAGGGGTGTAAGTGTAGCAGCTTAACTACTGTTgacagatgtatttttttctggcacAATGAAAGAATGTGAATCACCAGCGATGTGAGCTGAATTAGATGTTTTTGAGAGAACAGGAGTGGTACAGAGACAGACTTACTAAGTTATGGGTCTTCAATCCTTCATTTAATAACTGCTGCTAAGAGGTACTGCAAAgcattgaaaaaaattaaatgacatGTAAGAGATTAaggatatattttcatttatttatgctgAGTAACAAAAACCAAGTGAGCAACGGAGAGTGTGGGGTCGCTAGGTCTGGTTTCCAAATGTAGAACAAATTCAATGTCTTAACTATTTTGACCCAGTCTAGCTTTAGTTGAACGTCATTTTCCATCCATCCACTGCCTTTTCttgaatggttttttttttttttttttttttttttaagtataagaATCAGCATAATCAAGTGATCAAGGTAGCTATGTTCTTCCCTGTGTCTAAACTGACAATGTGAAATGGATGTAAtttgacaaattatttttttatgaggaAAATAGTAATTTTTGTTAATATGATAAATGTGTCattattctctgttcctttTTCTTCTGCCTCGGTGCttatggtttgttttgtatctgtacaaagaatatacattgttttttttattattattatctaggACCACTACACACTCTCTTGTTTTCCCTTCACAGAAATTGGTATCAGTATATCAGCCTGCTAACACCGCAGTAATGGGTCTCCCACCAGCAGCATGGTGAGTATCACACAAGACGCTGTTAAAAATCAACTTCATGGTAGGAAGAGGATCATCTTTAGGTTCTCTATTCAGAAATTACCGAACATAGGGTGATAATGTGTCATAATTACCCCTGCTCAAGTCAGCACATATTGGAAACATTGTTTCCTGGCAACTCCTGGGTCTCACTAGTTGGCTAAGCTGAGCCCTCACTCACTTAACGGGAAGGCGACTTGGAGAAACCCGCTTCTGGGACAGTGCTTTGAGTGGACTTTTGCATGAGGTGGTGGATTCCAAGGGAATGGTCTAAACCATAACCATTCCCACTAAAATGTATGTCTACACGTTTTTGGCCACAGCCTGCCTGTTTTCAGGCATATGCCACCAGTTTGTGCATTACTCTTGGTAATGTTAGTCTATATTACGGTATTTCATGATTGGCTGgtagaagacttttttttttaataatagttccataaaaaaaaaaaaatctgttttttttcccccaggaaAAATGAAGAACTTTCCTTTAAAAGATTTGGCTCTTCGCCAACAGAGGTAAGGAAAATATAATGTGTGAGATACAAGAGTCACAGAAGCATGATCGCTGCACTTTACATGGCTTTGCATGATGTGGCTCTGGAACACTAGGTTCCAACAACGTCAATCTAACGTCAACGGCCTGTGTTAGGAGACGCTGCCGAGAGCTCGGAGCTAGCGGTCTGCGCAACAAGCGGAATCATTATCCACACTGGTGATTCCTACACCTAACCAATCTATTAGCATATATTGGAGGATAACCACCACCTCTGTGCTTAATTCCAGCACATTGCTATAGTGAtatcacacatttattttatctacCCCTCTGTTGAAGCCGAAAGGTGAAACATGTTAGCGCAGGGCAGCtgttcctcctctctggcagccggtggacgtcggCGCAAtgtgctcagacaacctccactgctgccagcACCTCAGCCGGGGCTTCTACAACGGAgtgccggcgtgacatgaccttccagtgctctgtcatagaacccccagcggaagtaccggccagtagcagtggaggttgtctgagcacattgcgcagacgtccaccggttaccagaggaggattcaggtccacTGCTGCGCTGTGGggtattctcctctctggccGCCGGTGAAGatgatgcgctcagacaacccagctgctgccggcacttccgctggagcttctatgacggagcgccggaagcggaagtgccagcagcagcggaggttgtctatgcgcatcgcaaAGATGTCCatcagctgcccccactagacaccagggagtctggggatgcattggtaagtctgcggtggagcagagtggcatatctaggggataGAGTaccatatctggggagcagagtggcatgtattttttatttaacaatattttttttctttaaaatggcacCAAAATCTAAGGGGGCACGGCCTAAATTcgggccaatatggtatatttatTGGAAATACATTTGTAATCTCAAATCTTTAGTGCTGACCACTATTGTATCAATAGCTGTATAATTATCTTGGGGTTATCTGGGAACAGCCACAATCTGGTGGTATTCAgcagccttttttcttttctcagtaACCACTATACCCACTCCTGACACAGGCCTTCACATGGCACTTTATATTAAGGACTGGTCAAAATCAGGCCTGAATGTTCTCTTCACGCATCTGACTCTGATAAGGGGTAGTAATAACTTTTTCATATCTAAAGACTGCATGTTTACTTACCTAGCCCGTCACACATATTAAGtattttctgtaagtcaaattgttttgttatatactacttattatgtcctgtttacccattgtacagcgctactgaatatgatggtgctatataaaataataaaaagaatcctgaggtttttttttcctattactGTTTATTCTTGCTTGTCTACAGATGTCCACAGACATTGGCCTACGACAGAATTGGCTTTTAGCTAACCAGGTTCTTTACCCAACACCTCCCTATGCATCACTGAGGGAGAACATAGCCAAAGTTTTCATAGTTCCTGTTAGGAAACGGAGATTCTTGGATATGATAAAGAAGTTTGATCTAAATGGTAAGTTCAACTAAACATCCAGGGCTAGATTTACACTACAGCAGCCACCCCTATGCATTAacaaataaatgtgtgtatatatatatatatatatatatatatgtgcaataaGCCtctattaaacatatatatatatatatatatatatatatatatatatatatatatatatacacacgtgtatatatatatatatctatatatatatgtatatatatatatatatataaaacaattctgGTGTGGTATGCTCTAgctccaaaacaaataaataggttacagagtataaaaataatatatttaatagaggcTTATTgcatcaatatttaaaatacataattgaacatataaaaaacaattgatataatatacaatttgcCAAACAAATGCCAGTGACCTGACGCGTTTCGCCCCTCATCAAGAGCTCTTTGATGACTCTACAATGTGGGTAGCGGGTAGACCTCTGTGAATGCCCCACTTTTAAAATAGAATTGAACCTGGTGAGGGATATACACAGTTTTGAATTAAATCCAGTTGCACTATAATGAATCAGCCATACTATACTCCTTTTACTCTGCAAAGCAGGCCTTACAGGTTACAATGTCTATATTATTAAGCCAGCTCTAAAAATCCTCTGAAGAAGCCCCTTAAGGGCGAAACGCACCAGGTCACTAgcatttgtgtatttgttttgccAATTGATTGTATACCATATCAATTgtttcttatatatttaattatgtatttttatactctgtaacctgtttatttgttttggagCTAGCGCATACACCAGaatttaaagattttgcatatttttctttttgctatTTAGGGAACACTACCAACTGGTAGTATTGCAGCAGTTtctctattacatttttttctctgttgattctttgttttatttttcctttatatatatatatatatatatatatattttttttttcatttacctgATTTATATTACGGTGCAGACCAATACACTCTTGAATTAACTACTAAATGGTCAGCACATATTATtcaatttgggggggggcaatccTGGTCACATTCTGCCTTCTACTGCTTACCATCAAGTAGTTTCCTCATGTCACTGTCAGTCAGAAGAGCTGGGTCACTGAACATGAATGGCTGAACAAAATGAAAACCAGTTCATTCTGTGGCAAACCTAGGAATTTCCAAGGTAGTGGACAGGGACCTCTCTCTTGCTCCAGATGAGAGGCAGATCAGAAACATCTTGCTGCCTCCAGCAGGTGAAAAAAGCATTGCCCTGTGGTCTGTTACTCATCAGCGATATCCACAATGGTCCCAGATAAGCGCTTTAGCTGTTGGGTTGTTTCACCCTTTGCATAATGTTTATTGCAggagaaaaaaactatgcatAACAAGAATAACAAGTGAatgttcttttatatatatttttatttcagatctCAGTTATGTGTATTTTTCTACCAGTGACAACGAGCATGAATTTATTGGCACTAACACGCCAACTCCTATTATGGATATTTTCCAGAAGTCATGTGTTGTGGAAAATGGGACGCTTTGGGCAAAATCATTGCAAGGCCAAAATGTGAACTTAAAAGGTTAGTTCTATATTATATCCTTTTCACTAAATAATCTGGCAAAAAGTTATGGtagatttttttgggaaaaacagcCAAATGCTGTTTCCTGCCTAGAGAAAGAACAAACAGACCCAGAAAGCAGGACTTCACATGGAGCCTCCaggtcaattattattattattattattattattatcctttatttatatagcgccaacagtttacgcagcgcttaatacaatacataatttcaagggatatgacaagacaagatttgacagactaagataaaccgatacatttggtggagagagccctgctcgcaagcttacaatctagagggaaagtttacaatctagagtcaAACCCagagttaagaaaaaaatgttggtgcgctaagctagtctcaggcttaaataatacaaatgtataatatgaggcctaccaaacagtgtgagcgtGTTGCAaatgcagcttgctgtccaggggttaaatgggaggaggtttaattgcacctcccccaacacattaataaggttttggtagcagtataaactgctttgtgtgcccactacgtaggaggtgagagtaggttctcaccctattgagagtgtgccttgacgtggcgggtgagcttaattatgctttggccaattcatataaccaaaacctctcatttatattatgtttatatatttgttgccaactttattagggtgagaagcgcagacagtttttgtttttgtatacaaaCCCACAGAGTTCTCAGGTATATTGATGTCTGATGCATGATTTCTGAGCAcacatgagcatacctgggaatttcacAGGCTGGTTCTCCAAGAGCTGTCCATCTCCTCCATATGAAAGCTGAAAAGAAACAAAGCTGGGTAGGTGGGAATAGTTGTGCTCCGTGCCCAAGTGACCCTGTTTAGGAGGGAAAGCCCCTCTTTCCCAACCTGATATCTCGCTTTTCCTTCAGTATATGAAAGGGGTGAAGTAAATGAGCACGAAGGGGGTGAAGCTCAAGATCCCCCAGCGATCAAAGGACTACCGTAGAGCCCTGTGGTTAACTGTAAACCCCAGAGCCTCAAGAGCTAACACAGAGAGCTGGATTGCAGATGCAGGCGGCCCCTCTATTAAAGGATAGGCTTTATTTACCCAATAACATAGCGATGCTGGCCAGGTGTGCTTTATGTCCTATTTACTAACAGGGATCGTATGCTTTAATCCTGCAGCAAAATTTATCATTGGCATTGGCAATTTAGCACAAGGAGAGAAGACCCCTGTTAGTTTAAACATCTATAACACAAACCTATATCTCTCTTACCAATCTGGCAAACTTCAAGTACAGGTGAGTGCGAAACACTTCGATGTACAGTGCAATAGTAAAGGAATTTCAGTATACAATAATTATATCGAatattattatgaacaaaaacacaaatatataaaaatgaaatgagtTAGCATTTAACACTTAAAAATAAGGACCTAtggaatagattaaaaaaaatgttggtttaTATTGTGGAGAGCTTAGTTTTTAATACTTAcattgtttctgtgtttttctttatttttttagccaGAGACTCAAAACGCCATTAATTACAGCAGCCCGGATGCccagaagttttttttcttcgttacACAAACTGGTTCTGTAACGTATTCATTTGAGCCGGTTACGGCCCCAAATTGGTTCCTCAGCACTAGCTCTCAAGGAAACTCGCCTGTTACGGTTCAGCCGCTCTCTGCCAATTCCTATAATAAAGAATTCAAGTTTGACCCAGGATATTTTATTCCTGGTGTTTCTGGGAGCGTTAGTAGGTTTGATAGACCTTCACAAGAACAGGAAACGTTTGGTAAGTCTATTCCTCATATGCAAAGAAAATATAGTAAAGAGGTGTGTAAAATATGGCAAAATACCTGCTTGCCACTCTTTAACAGGGACGATCCTGTTACctagaacaaaaaataacattaacgaACAGAGCACAACAATCTATGGCAGGTTAAGTGTTCTGCCACATCCTATAGtgctataaaatatttctaatacAGGATTCTGCATAACCTATTGTGAGAACTCGTCTAACGCTCCCTAGTTCCTGTTTTCTGGATCACTGTTTAATGTCCCTAACATCACCCTATAGAAGAATGCGTAGTAAAGTAATTTCTGAGTACTTTACTATGAATTCTTCCAAaacgaaaaaaataaataaaaaaaacaacacttaacacctgctgctgctgcagctacTCTTCATGGTCTAGCTATTCTTGCTACTAATTGGCTGCTTGTAGACAAGGGCAAGGTGGGGCTCCAGGTGGTCTACCATAAGAGGTTAAACAGCAtgccaatggaatgttcctgcttaTTGTTCCTCTCCTGAAAACAGGATTTAAGATGGCCTCTTCCACatttacataggtttatttaccttaaaaaattaaaaagtaggaTAAAGCGTCAAATCTGCTACCATGGTGCTCTTCATAGGGATAATGCTCAGGTTGAGGAAGAACGTGGTATGAATGAGTCCATGATGGGATAATGTAGGTGTTTGCTGTAATACAGACATGTGTTCTTGTTTTAGGTGACATTGACCAGTATGTTCTGAATGGATCCAAAGAGATGTTTAGTCCGTATACGTTGTCTTTGAGGCCAGCTGGAGACGTGGCAAACAGAAGTTATTTTCTGCAAAATGAGAACTTTCCCAAAAAGCAATTGAGAAACAGCAGAGGTCAGTCCCATATTTATAAGCGGTCTGCAAAAATGTATTGGGTTAGGAAGTTATCTCCATTTGATGTTACTGCAACAAAATATGTCCCTGTAACCATGACTATAATAATTAGCACCTATAGAAGAATTTATTGGACCAAATTTTTGGGACAGCTAGACAGTGCtcaaaaaacaggactgttgggaggtatgttaaaatacatttcattggcGGAGGCCAATAATAAGGCAAATATTCAGATTACAGACTTTAAATGCTATATTACCAGATGTTTGAGTAGTTTATTCCCTTAAAAAAAGATGGAATGGTCCACTCCAAAGGAGTCAAATGAGacagaaattacattttctaactATTAAGGGAAtagactgtttaaaaaaaaaaaattaaacgtcCAACGACTAACCTATCTGAAAGGAGCTTTGATTTCTcacaacaaaatacataaataaaatgagacATGAATTTGATTTTACTGTCAGAGCAGCAAACTTTACTGAGGTCCTTAAAGAAAATTCcctctttatatttatattctaaaagaaatatttttttggttgcgcagacaatgtatatattttgcgCTGTTTTGACTTAATGTTAATGATTTTTATGATGGATGCATATTTCAAATGTGTATTTCCATTCTGTTTACAGGAATACAATATAGAACAACCTATTCGA includes the following:
- the LOC128491807 gene encoding uncharacterized protein LOC128491807 codes for the protein MDIFQKSCVVENGTLWAKSLQGQNVNLKAKFIIGIGNLAQGEKTPVSLNIYNTNLYLSYQSGKLQVQPETQNAINYSSPDAQKFFFFVTQTGSVTYSFEPVTAPNWFLSTSSQGNSPVTVQPLSANSYNKEFKFDPGYFIPGVSGSVSRFDRPSQEQETFGDIDQYVLNGSKEMFSPYTLSLRPAGDVANRSYFLQNENFPKKQLRNSRGIQYRTTYSISRVANWNQPCGSPRHPVARYELFPHQF